The proteins below come from a single Nocardia higoensis genomic window:
- a CDS encoding branched-chain amino acid ABC transporter permease, translated as MTTSTVTPPASTPPTSAGSAPPRAGIGDAIRTWWDGLSRPAQWGVGVPAIVALALLPLFPPSFLDTPSYNFGLVMAEFAMFALIAIGLNVVVGQAGLLDLGYVGFYAVGAYTVGLLTSPNSPWNQTDGGWLDPQWAWLACLPIAVLVTAVSGLILGSPTLRLRGDYLAIVTLGFGEIVRLLADNLHELTNGSLGLSGVAYPRVGESEEKPNGVFSAGNTGDPDSANLLDRASYGTYWFWFGLVMVIIVLLIVGNLERSRVGRAWVAIREDEDAAEVMGVPAFKFKLWAFTIGAAIGGLSGAIYAGQVQFINPTGFNIINSMLFLCAVVIGGQGNKLGVIFGAFIIAYLPKRLSSVTLVDSESSGYLWLTVTVLIFVGLLVFWKFRGKELMGWLRTAVIAGMVFTGVMAALLLGSVLLFRQGGAQSLGDLKYLYFGIALVVMMILRPQGLFPVRQKLLTYGRQVYQAVRRPTVGEPIGADK; from the coding sequence ATGACCACCTCGACTGTTACTCCGCCCGCGTCGACTCCGCCCACCTCGGCCGGCTCGGCGCCGCCGCGCGCGGGCATCGGCGACGCCATCCGCACCTGGTGGGACGGCTTGTCCCGTCCCGCGCAGTGGGGCGTCGGCGTGCCCGCGATCGTCGCGCTCGCGCTGTTGCCGCTGTTCCCGCCCTCGTTCCTGGACACCCCGTCCTACAACTTCGGTCTGGTCATGGCCGAGTTCGCGATGTTCGCGCTCATCGCCATCGGCCTCAATGTCGTTGTCGGCCAAGCCGGTCTGCTCGACCTCGGCTATGTCGGCTTCTACGCCGTCGGCGCCTACACCGTCGGACTGCTCACCAGCCCCAACAGTCCGTGGAACCAGACCGACGGCGGCTGGCTCGACCCGCAGTGGGCGTGGCTGGCCTGTCTGCCCATCGCGGTGCTGGTCACGGCGGTCTCGGGTCTGATCCTCGGATCGCCGACCCTGCGTCTGCGCGGTGACTATCTGGCGATCGTCACCCTCGGTTTCGGCGAGATCGTCCGTCTGCTCGCCGACAACCTGCACGAGCTGACCAACGGCAGCCTCGGCCTGTCCGGGGTCGCCTACCCGCGTGTCGGCGAGTCCGAGGAGAAGCCCAACGGTGTGTTCTCCGCGGGCAACACCGGCGACCCGGACAGCGCGAATCTGCTCGACCGCGCCAGTTACGGCACGTACTGGTTCTGGTTCGGCCTGGTGATGGTGATCATCGTGCTGCTGATCGTCGGCAATCTCGAGCGCAGCCGGGTCGGCCGCGCCTGGGTGGCCATCCGCGAGGACGAGGACGCCGCCGAGGTCATGGGCGTGCCCGCGTTCAAGTTCAAGCTGTGGGCGTTCACCATCGGTGCCGCCATCGGTGGTCTGTCCGGCGCGATCTATGCCGGTCAGGTGCAGTTCATCAATCCGACCGGCTTCAACATCATCAACTCGATGCTGTTCCTGTGCGCGGTGGTGATCGGCGGCCAGGGCAACAAGCTGGGCGTGATCTTCGGCGCCTTCATCATCGCCTACCTGCCTAAACGGCTCAGCTCGGTCACGCTGGTCGACAGCGAGTCCAGCGGTTATCTGTGGCTGACTGTGACGGTGCTGATCTTCGTCGGTCTGCTGGTGTTCTGGAAGTTCCGGGGCAAGGAGTTGATGGGCTGGCTGCGCACCGCCGTGATCGCGGGCATGGTCTTCACCGGCGTGATGGCCGCGTTGCTGCTGGGCAGTGTGCTGCTGTTCCGGCAGGGCGGCGCGCAATCGCTCGGCGACCTCAAGTATCTGTACTTCGGTATCGCGTTGGTGGTGATGATGATTCTGCGGCCGCAGGGTCTGTTCCCGGTGCGGCAGAAACTGCTCACCTACGGCAGACAGGTGTATCAGGCCGTGCGCAGACCGACGGTCGGCGAGCCGATCGGAGCGGACAAGTGA
- a CDS encoding branched-chain amino acid ABC transporter permease, which translates to MTTTVSAGAVMHAAGSIGFDYQAVIDQFWRLTVDGVTYGSIYALVAVGYTLVYGVLRLINFAHSEIFMLGMFGQLVGLMIFGFTAGPDAYNQGVLLTVVYLGLAMVVGMAVSGGAAVGLERAAYRPLRRRGAKPLAFLITAIGMSFVLQEFVHFLLPKIDPDLGGANAQQPIQLVTPTVQFSFGGADVTNVAILIVAAAVALALATEVLINRTKFGRGIRAVAQDPDTATLMGVSRERVIMLTFLIGGVLAGAAATLYAIKIPPAIIYSGGFILGIKAFAAAVLGGIGNLRGALLGGLLLGVVEQYGQILFGIEWRDVVAFVVLVAVLMVRPTGILGESLGKARV; encoded by the coding sequence ATGACAACAACGGTATCGGCGGGAGCGGTGATGCACGCCGCCGGCTCGATCGGATTCGATTATCAAGCGGTGATCGATCAATTCTGGCGACTGACGGTCGACGGAGTCACCTACGGATCCATCTACGCGCTGGTCGCGGTGGGCTACACGCTGGTGTACGGCGTGCTGCGGCTGATCAATTTCGCCCATTCCGAGATATTCATGCTGGGCATGTTCGGCCAATTGGTCGGCCTCATGATCTTCGGTTTCACGGCGGGACCGGACGCCTACAACCAGGGCGTGCTGCTGACGGTGGTCTACCTGGGGCTGGCGATGGTCGTCGGCATGGCGGTCTCCGGCGGCGCGGCCGTCGGGCTCGAACGCGCGGCGTATCGGCCGTTGCGCAGACGCGGCGCGAAACCGCTGGCCTTTCTGATCACCGCGATCGGCATGTCGTTCGTGCTCCAGGAATTCGTGCACTTCCTGCTTCCCAAAATCGATCCCGATCTCGGCGGCGCGAATGCTCAGCAGCCGATCCAGCTGGTGACCCCCACAGTGCAGTTCAGCTTCGGCGGCGCCGATGTGACCAATGTGGCGATTCTGATCGTCGCGGCCGCCGTCGCACTGGCGCTGGCCACCGAAGTGCTGATCAACAGAACCAAATTCGGCCGCGGCATCCGCGCGGTCGCCCAGGATCCGGACACCGCGACGCTGATGGGCGTCTCCCGTGAACGGGTCATCATGCTGACCTTCCTCATCGGCGGCGTGCTCGCCGGCGCGGCCGCGACGCTGTACGCGATCAAGATCCCGCCCGCGATCATCTATTCCGGCGGATTCATCCTGGGCATCAAGGCCTTCGCCGCCGCGGTGCTCGGCGGTATCGGCAACCTGCGCGGCGCGCTGCTGGGCGGTCTGCTGCTCGGTGTGGTCGAGCAGTACGGACAGATCCTGTTCGGCATCGAATGGCGTGACGTGGTGGCCTTCGTGGTGCTGGTCGCCGTGCTGATGGTTCGTCCCACCGGCATCCTCGGTGAAAGTCTCGGGAAGGCCAGGGTATGA
- a CDS encoding branched-chain amino acid ABC transporter substrate-binding protein: MLAIGAAAALVLTGCSDKSTDSGSDTTGAGTAGLSIQPVTQVDLEGKKVPATDSASAADPAGDGKATCAPGTAIAMAGALTGPDAALGINIVNGAKLAITKHNEANPGCQIELKQFDTEGDPQKATQVIPQVINDRSIVGLVGPAFSGETEATGQILSDAGLPTLTSSATKATLTDNGWTSFFRGLANDDVQGPSVAKYLVNTAGYDKVCVVQDNTAYGVGLGTKVTESLGAAADPACAAGVKKGDKDFSATVTKIAAAKPDAVFFAGYYAEGAPLAQQLKSGGVDAVFVGPDGVNDPQFLSQAGSAATGAVLTCPCGPGPEQFAKDYQELNGQAPGVYSVEAYDLATIMAKGIDSGKVTRPDLLEFVRAYDAPGLARQYKWSPDGELANAQIWIYEVK, encoded by the coding sequence ATGCTGGCCATCGGTGCCGCCGCCGCGCTCGTACTGACCGGATGCAGCGATAAATCGACCGACAGCGGTTCCGATACGACTGGCGCCGGCACCGCGGGCCTGTCCATCCAGCCCGTGACGCAGGTGGATCTCGAGGGCAAGAAGGTTCCGGCCACCGACTCCGCCTCGGCGGCCGATCCGGCCGGTGACGGCAAGGCGACCTGCGCTCCCGGCACGGCGATCGCGATGGCCGGCGCGCTGACCGGCCCGGACGCGGCGCTGGGCATCAATATCGTCAACGGCGCGAAGCTCGCGATCACCAAGCACAACGAGGCCAATCCCGGCTGCCAGATCGAGCTGAAGCAGTTCGATACCGAGGGCGATCCGCAGAAGGCCACCCAGGTGATCCCGCAGGTCATCAACGACCGCTCGATCGTCGGCCTGGTCGGCCCGGCCTTCTCCGGCGAGACCGAGGCCACCGGCCAGATCCTCAGCGACGCGGGCCTGCCCACGCTGACCTCCTCGGCGACCAAAGCCACCCTCACCGACAACGGCTGGACCAGCTTCTTCCGCGGCCTGGCCAACGACGACGTGCAGGGCCCCTCGGTCGCCAAGTACCTGGTGAACACCGCGGGCTACGACAAGGTCTGCGTCGTGCAGGACAACACCGCCTACGGCGTCGGTCTGGGCACCAAGGTCACCGAGTCGCTGGGCGCGGCCGCCGATCCGGCGTGCGCGGCCGGTGTCAAGAAGGGTGACAAGGATTTCTCCGCCACTGTCACCAAGATCGCGGCGGCCAAGCCGGACGCGGTGTTCTTCGCCGGTTACTACGCCGAGGGCGCCCCGCTGGCCCAGCAGTTGAAGTCCGGCGGCGTGGACGCGGTCTTCGTCGGCCCCGACGGCGTGAACGACCCGCAGTTCCTCTCGCAGGCCGGTAGCGCCGCCACCGGCGCCGTGCTGACCTGCCCCTGCGGCCCCGGCCCCGAGCAGTTCGCCAAGGACTACCAGGAACTGAACGGTCAGGCGCCCGGCGTGTACTCGGTCGAGGCCTACGACCTGGCCACCATCATGGCCAAGGGCATCGACAGCGGCAAGGTGACCCGACCGGACCTGCTGGAGTTCGTCCGCGCCTACGACGCTCCGGGTCTGGCTCGCCAGTACAAGTGGAGCCCGGACGGCGAGCTGGCCAACGCGCAGATCTGGATCTACGAAGTCAAGTAG
- a CDS encoding ANTAR domain-containing response regulator: protein MSTTAGDAGAQDAGVKKSAGAKRVVVAEDEALIRMDLVEMLTEEGYEVVGEAGDGQQAVDLAVEHRPDLVIMDVKMPRRDGIDAAAEIASKRVAPVVILTAFSQRDLVERARDAGAMAYLVKPFTKSDLVPAIELAASRFHEITALESEVANLSERLETRKLVERAKGVLMQTQGLSEPQAFKWIQRTAMDRRTTMKAVAEVVLENLAPK, encoded by the coding sequence ATGAGCACTACAGCTGGGGATGCCGGCGCGCAGGACGCCGGGGTGAAGAAGTCTGCCGGTGCGAAGCGGGTTGTCGTGGCCGAGGACGAGGCGCTCATCCGGATGGACCTGGTCGAGATGCTGACCGAGGAGGGCTACGAGGTCGTCGGCGAGGCGGGTGACGGGCAGCAGGCGGTGGATCTGGCGGTGGAGCACCGGCCGGATCTGGTGATCATGGACGTGAAGATGCCGCGCCGCGACGGGATCGACGCCGCCGCCGAGATCGCGTCGAAACGTGTTGCGCCCGTGGTGATCCTGACCGCGTTCAGTCAGCGCGACCTGGTCGAGCGGGCCCGCGACGCGGGGGCGATGGCGTACCTGGTCAAGCCGTTCACCAAGTCGGATCTGGTGCCCGCGATCGAGTTGGCGGCGAGCCGTTTCCACGAGATCACGGCGCTCGAGAGCGAGGTCGCCAATCTGTCCGAGCGGCTGGAGACGCGCAAGCTGGTCGAGCGCGCCAAGGGTGTGCTGATGCAGACGCAGGGGTTGTCGGAACCGCAGGCGTTCAAATGGATTCAGCGCACCGCGATGGACCGGCGTACGACGATGAAAGCGGTTGCCGAGGTCGTGCTGGAGAACCTCGCGCCCAAGTGA
- a CDS encoding IS5 family transposase, which translates to MAAAPWIVDDELCAVIEPLPPERPAGTPGPAQMDPRLVLQGILFVLFTGIGWEDLPPELGFGSGMTCWCRLRGWQAADVREDASGDVGPQSRCGADRFRPRHGRRLSHPGEKGGAATGPSPVDRAKTGSKHHVLTCANGFPLAVTLSAANVNDHLLPELLDRVRPLRGRCGPPRHRIKTLIADKGYDYPRVYEELRQCRITGHIPRPGTRDKVTAGRWIVEQTLALLHQFRRLATRWERRTDIHHGLLHLAAALICWRRVGNRTG; encoded by the coding sequence GTGGCAGCAGCACCCTGGATCGTGGACGACGAGTTGTGTGCGGTTATCGAGCCGCTACCACCGGAGCGGCCGGCAGGGACACCAGGACCGGCGCAGATGGACCCTCGACTGGTGCTACAGGGCATCTTGTTCGTGCTGTTCACCGGCATCGGGTGGGAAGACCTACCCCCGGAACTCGGCTTCGGATCCGGAATGACCTGCTGGTGCCGGTTGCGGGGCTGGCAGGCCGCCGATGTTCGAGAAGATGCATCAGGAGATGTTGGCCCGCAGTCACGCTGCGGGGCTGATCGATTTCGACCGCGTCATGGTCGACGGCTCTCACATCCGGGCGAAAAAGGGGGCGCCGCGACCGGCCCGTCCCCGGTCGACCGCGCCAAAACGGGCTCGAAGCACCACGTCCTGACCTGCGCCAACGGGTTCCCGCTCGCGGTGACCTTGTCCGCGGCCAACGTCAACGATCACCTGCTGCCCGAACTCCTCGACCGCGTCCGCCCCCTGCGCGGACGCTGCGGCCCGCCGCGCCACCGGATCAAAACTCTGATCGCGGACAAGGGTTACGACTATCCCCGCGTCTACGAGGAACTGCGGCAATGTCGCATCACCGGCCACATCCCACGACCAGGAACCCGCGACAAGGTGACCGCGGGACGCTGGATCGTCGAACAAACCCTCGCCTTGCTCCATCAGTTCCGCCGCCTGGCCACCCGATGGGAACGCCGCACCGACATCCACCACGGGCTCCTCCACCTCGCCGCCGCGCTCATCTGCTGGCGACGGGTCGGCAACCGAACCGGATAG